The DNA region GTGGGGAGGACGTTGTATTGCAATTCGTGTTATAGTAGATGTAACTTCATGAAGGGCAATTTTATGATCAACAACATACGCAATTTATatttgatgatgagaaaaGACTAGGATTAAGTGTCGGAAATGATGGTGGCTACAGTATGGATGTGGTATATTGTCGTGCATGGCGAATATAGGCAACGGAAACGACCTGCCGGAGACGGAAGACATTGTTCGCAGTAGCTAGAACGAACGAATTGGACGGCAGTTCCGCCACTGTTCTTTTTCCAGTATACCGTATCAGAACATGTTGATCCGCAGAAAAATGTCATAAGAGATAGGCCGGTACCTGGGGAGAgaaatgaaggaagagatggaacgGGGCAACGACCGCTATACGTAGTAGACGGATATGAATGGGATGATAGTAGATGTGCTGTTTCCGCAAAATGAAATCCCTTCTCTGTGCGATTCTTCCGCCTTATAGCTTTTTTAAGTTAATTATGAATATTTGTTCTTTTTTAAATAGCTTAGTTAACTTTCGACCGCCCGaagatcttctttttccaacAAGTGGAGGCGGGGGTCACCGGTAAGACAAAATAATCTCCTGCCTCCTTGATGAACTTCATTCATCACACCTTACCAAATAGTGATACGAAAATCTGCTCAAGACACTCTCACTTACTCCCATCATCCGAGACCTATTCTTCCCAACATGTCTGAAACTCTAACAAAAAAGCAACAGAAAGCAGCCGCTTTCAGGTCCAAgcaaaaggcaaagaaagcGGGCGTTGAGGCCCCTCCTGATCTcccggaagaagatgttgttgaggatgcCGAAGCtgccgaggaagaacaggTTCTTGATCAAGCTAccaaaaagaggaagagaaatgttgaagatgagaacGCCGAAAATGTCGTTACAGTAGAAGAGAGTGAAGTTAGTATCAAACCCAAGGATcatgaaaagaagaagagaaagacggCTTGGGAcgaagagggagatggagaaagcgaagggaagaaaggaaaagggaagaaggatgctAAACAACGGTTCATTCTTTTTGTTGGTATGTCAGCCATTATCATGAATGCTTCAGTATCATGCTCATTAGTTACATAGGAAATCTTAGCTTCAAGACgaccaaagaagaaatacAAAAACATTTTGAACCTGCCGCCGGTATGAGATTGCCTGTTATGGAGTGGTATTATTTCACTAATTTGATACTTTAGGCCAATTGCCATCTGTACGACTTCTTACGACGAAAGCAACACCGACTCAAGCCGCCAAGTCAAGAGGCATTGCTTTTCTTGagcttccttcctccactgTCCTTCAAGCCTGTCTTAAACTTCATCATTCAGAGCTCAAAGGTCGAAC from Cryptococcus neoformans var. neoformans B-3501A chromosome 4, whole genome shotgun sequence includes:
- a CDS encoding hypothetical protein (HMMPfam hit to RRM_1, RNA recognition motif. (a.k.a. RRM, RBD, or RNP domain), score: 47.0, E(): 5e-11) translates to MSETLTKKQQKAAAFRSKQKAKKAGVEAPPDLPEEDVVEDAEAAEEEQVLDQATKKRKRNVEDENAENVVTVEESEVSIKPKDHEKKKRKTAWDEEGDGESEGKKGKGKKDAKQRFILFVGNLSFKTTKEEIQKHFEPAAGQLPSVRLLTTKATPTQAAKSRGIAFLELPSSTVLQACLKLHHSELKGRTINVELTAGGGGSSEDRKKKIQERNQRVGGQRERRAEREKETGGGEENDAFEGQPSGQKGDDEKKAKMRGGRRVKAKTSNAVAPVPSTARHQSSNSFAPSRPPTKEYSGGKFQKKRWEPTGANSISVGQK